A stretch of the Nitratireductor thuwali genome encodes the following:
- the rpsU gene encoding 30S ribosomal protein S21: protein MQVLVRDNNVDQALRALKKKMQREGIFREMKMRGHYEKPSEKRAREKAEAVRRARKLARKRAQREGIVGGRPAAR from the coding sequence GTGCAGGTACTCGTCCGCGACAACAATGTTGACCAGGCGCTTCGCGCGCTCAAGAAAAAGATGCAACGCGAAGGCATTTTCCGCGAGATGAAGATGCGTGGGCATTATGAAAAGCCTTCGGAGAAGCGTGCGCGCGAGAAGGCCGAAGCCGTTCGCCGCGCCCGTAAGCTGGCTCGCAAGCGCGCCCAGCGCGAAGGCATTGTCGGCGGGCGTCCAGCGGCGCGCTGA
- a CDS encoding tetratricopeptide repeat protein, which produces MTGARTGLQISFHKLAGTLALVALLAGCQASETLSDLSRIDTAQGSAENIGSLTAVIQRTPNDPEAYNVRGAAYGRAGRYREALEDFDKAIALDPGSHRAYANRALIYRYMGEQQKALADYNRAIELNPAYDTAYIGRGELYRMAGRSSDAFRDFERAIQLDTADPRAYHRRGLLYQASGQHQYAIEDFATAISLAPDQPYGYNGRGLSYLALGDDENAFADFNTALRLDGEIAESWANQALVYEQQGQMAKAAKSYSRALQLDPEYAPARDGLARTRA; this is translated from the coding sequence ATGACTGGAGCGAGAACGGGATTGCAAATCAGTTTCCACAAGCTGGCGGGAACGCTGGCACTGGTAGCCCTTCTTGCCGGCTGCCAGGCGAGCGAGACGTTGAGCGATCTCAGCCGGATAGATACCGCACAGGGCTCGGCCGAGAATATCGGTTCCCTGACCGCCGTCATCCAGCGTACCCCCAACGATCCCGAGGCCTATAACGTCCGGGGCGCAGCCTATGGCCGGGCCGGCCGCTACCGGGAGGCGCTGGAGGATTTCGACAAGGCCATCGCCCTAGATCCAGGCTCCCACCGGGCTTACGCCAACCGCGCGCTCATCTATCGGTATATGGGTGAACAGCAAAAGGCGCTGGCCGATTACAACAGGGCAATCGAGCTCAATCCGGCTTATGATACCGCCTATATCGGACGCGGCGAACTCTATCGCATGGCCGGCCGGTCGAGCGACGCCTTCCGTGATTTCGAGCGCGCCATCCAGCTCGACACGGCCGACCCGCGGGCCTATCACCGCCGCGGCCTGCTCTACCAGGCCAGCGGTCAGCACCAATATGCCATCGAGGACTTCGCCACCGCCATATCGCTCGCGCCGGATCAGCCCTACGGCTACAATGGCCGCGGCCTTTCCTATCTGGCGCTTGGCGACGATGAAAACGCCTTCGCCGATTTCAACACGGCCCTCCGGCTCGACGGTGAGATAGCCGAAAGCTGGGCCAATCAGGCGCTTGTCTACGAACAGCAGGGCCAGATGGCGAAAGCGGCAAAGTCATATTCCCGCGCGCTGCAGCTCGACCCCGAGTACGCGCCGGCGCGCGACGGACTGGCGCGCACCCGCGCCTGA
- a CDS encoding DUF992 domain-containing protein codes for MRQRLIAALGAAFLLSAGALPTAAQDRIELGMLDCIIGGGMNIAIITSEELSCTFDPADDSSPPETYVGVVNKFGLDIGATSEKVMRWLVVAPTADAYAPGALAGDYVGASAEVTAGVGAGANVLVSQSGENLMLQPISLQAQTGLNLAVGVSGLQLRSTAQ; via the coding sequence ATGAGGCAGAGGCTCATCGCGGCGCTCGGCGCGGCGTTTTTGCTGTCGGCCGGCGCACTGCCCACCGCCGCCCAGGACAGGATCGAGTTGGGAATGCTTGACTGCATCATCGGTGGCGGGATGAATATCGCCATCATCACTTCCGAAGAACTCTCCTGCACCTTCGATCCCGCCGATGATTCCAGCCCACCGGAAACCTATGTCGGCGTGGTCAACAAGTTCGGCCTCGACATCGGCGCCACCAGCGAAAAGGTCATGCGCTGGCTCGTCGTGGCTCCGACTGCCGATGCCTATGCACCGGGCGCGCTTGCCGGCGACTATGTGGGCGCAAGTGCCGAGGTGACCGCCGGTGTGGGTGCCGGCGCCAACGTGCTCGTCAGCCAGTCCGGTGAAAACCTCATGCTGCAGCCCATCAGCCTGCAGGCTCAGACCGGCCTCAATCTGGCCGTCGGCGTAAGCGGGCTCCAACTGCGCTCGACCGCTCAATAG
- a CDS encoding NAD(P)(+) transhydrogenase (Re/Si-specific) subunit beta, producing the protein MTANLASFLYLVSGVLFIMALRGLSHPTTSRQGNFYGMVGMGIALATTLLYATPSFGGLLLIVGGIAVGGTFGAVVAKRIAMTAMPQLVAAFHSLVGLAAVMVAAAALYSPESFGIGEVGAIHAQALVEMSLGVAIGAITFTGSIIAFLKLDGRMSGKPILLPLRHVVNAGLAIALVVLVVMLVAGQSTTVFWLIVLLSLVLGVLIIIPIGGADMPVVVSMLNSYSGWAAAGIGFTLGNLALIITGALVGSSGAILSYIMCKGMNRSFISVILGGFGGETAVAVDDGLDRTVKQGSADDAAYLMQNAQKVIIVPGYGMAVAQAQHALRELSDKLKAHGVEVKYAIHPVAGRMPGHMNVLLAEAQVPYDEVFELEDINSEFSQADIAYVIGANDVTNPAARDDKTSPIYGMPILDVDKARTCLFVKRSLGSGYAGIDNTLFYKDGTMMLLGDAKKMTEDIVKAMED; encoded by the coding sequence GTGACAGCCAATCTTGCATCCTTCCTCTATCTCGTTTCCGGCGTTCTTTTCATCATGGCGCTGAGGGGGCTCTCACACCCCACGACCAGCCGTCAGGGCAATTTCTACGGCATGGTGGGCATGGGCATCGCTCTCGCCACCACACTTCTTTATGCCACGCCTTCCTTCGGCGGCCTTCTGCTGATCGTGGGCGGCATCGCGGTGGGCGGCACGTTCGGCGCGGTGGTCGCCAAGCGCATCGCCATGACCGCCATGCCGCAGCTCGTCGCCGCCTTCCACTCGCTGGTGGGCCTTGCGGCGGTGATGGTGGCCGCCGCAGCGCTCTACTCGCCCGAAAGCTTCGGCATCGGTGAGGTCGGCGCGATCCATGCGCAGGCGCTGGTCGAGATGTCGCTGGGCGTGGCCATCGGCGCGATCACCTTCACCGGGTCCATCATCGCCTTCCTGAAGCTGGACGGGCGCATGTCCGGCAAGCCGATCCTGCTGCCGCTGCGCCACGTCGTCAATGCGGGGCTGGCGATTGCGCTGGTCGTGCTGGTGGTGATGCTGGTTGCGGGCCAGAGCACGACCGTCTTCTGGCTGATCGTGCTTCTGTCGCTCGTGCTCGGCGTCCTCATCATCATCCCGATCGGTGGGGCGGACATGCCGGTCGTGGTGTCGATGCTTAACTCCTATTCGGGCTGGGCCGCCGCCGGCATCGGCTTTACGCTGGGCAATCTCGCGCTCATCATCACCGGCGCTCTCGTCGGCTCGTCGGGCGCGATCCTGTCCTACATCATGTGCAAGGGCATGAACCGCTCCTTCATCTCGGTCATTCTCGGCGGTTTTGGCGGCGAGACCGCGGTAGCGGTCGATGACGGCCTCGACCGCACGGTCAAGCAGGGCTCGGCCGACGATGCGGCCTATCTGATGCAGAACGCGCAGAAGGTCATCATCGTGCCTGGCTACGGCATGGCGGTGGCCCAGGCGCAGCACGCGCTGCGGGAGCTTTCCGACAAGCTGAAGGCGCACGGCGTCGAGGTGAAATACGCCATCCACCCGGTGGCCGGCCGCATGCCGGGCCACATGAACGTGCTGCTCGCCGAAGCGCAGGTGCCGTATGACGAGGTGTTCGAGCTGGAGGACATCAATTCCGAGTTTAGCCAGGCCGACATCGCTTATGTCATCGGCGCCAATGACGTCACCAACCCGGCGGCGCGCGACGACAAGACCTCGCCAATCTACGGCATGCCGATCCTGGACGTGGACAAGGCGCGGACGTGCCTCTTCGTCAAGCGCTCGCTCGGCTCCGGCTATGCCGGCATCGACAACACGCTGTTCTACAAGGACGGCACGATGATGCTGCTCGGCGACGCCAAGAAGATGACCGAGGACATCGTCAAGGCGATGGAAGACTGA
- a CDS encoding NAD(P) transhydrogenase subunit alpha, whose translation MEPTAIEKALDQLERAVASVRAAVEGMQSAEVADAAGTLAHGASGGAIDPFVFRLAIFVLAIFVGYYVVWSVTPALHTPLMSVTNAISSVIVVGALLAVGISASGLATGFGFVALVLASVNIFGGFLVTQRMLAMYKKKDK comes from the coding sequence ATGGAACCCACGGCAATTGAAAAGGCGCTCGATCAGCTCGAGCGGGCGGTGGCCAGCGTGCGTGCCGCCGTTGAAGGCATGCAGTCGGCCGAAGTGGCGGACGCCGCCGGCACGCTGGCGCACGGGGCAAGCGGCGGGGCGATCGATCCCTTCGTCTTCCGGCTGGCAATCTTCGTGCTGGCGATCTTCGTCGGCTATTACGTGGTCTGGTCGGTGACGCCGGCGCTGCACACGCCGTTGATGTCGGTCACCAATGCGATTTCCTCGGTGATCGTTGTGGGCGCGTTGCTGGCTGTGGGCATTTCGGCCTCCGGCCTTGCCACCGGCTTCGGCTTCGTCGCGCTGGTGCTCGCCTCCGTGAACATCTTCGGCGGCTTCCTGGTGACCCAGCGCATGCTGGCCATGTACAAGAAGAAGGACAAGTGA
- a CDS encoding Re/Si-specific NAD(P)(+) transhydrogenase subunit alpha, with the protein MGQRLFVPKELDANEPRVAASPDTVKRLTGLGFEVIVEKGAGLPSRIIDSDFEKAGAKIGSAGDAAKADIILKLRRPKASELKTYKKDAIVIASMDPYGNEGEIAAMAKAGVTGLAMEFMPRITRAQSMDVLSSQANLAGYRAVIDAAAEYDRALPMMMTAAGTVPAAKVFVMGAGVAGLQAIATARRLGAVVTATDVRAAAGEQVQSLGAKFIMTDALKDASGEGGYARELTDEEKKAQSELVAEHIAKQDIVITTALIPGRPAPRLVTADMVKSMRAGSVIVDLAVERGGNVEGAVAGKVVTTANDVKIIGHLNVPGRVAASASLLYAKNLFAFLETMVDKETKEFALDPEDELVKATMLTHGGKVVHPNFADAAAAATKADPQVAKAAKGTEPGLEVAPKKAPARRAAAKTAPAKPAAAKSGEAKSGEAKTGSKRAASTRKAPARKPAAPKSGGDV; encoded by the coding sequence GTGGGACAAAGACTATTCGTGCCCAAGGAGCTCGACGCCAATGAGCCACGGGTCGCTGCATCTCCGGACACGGTGAAGCGGCTGACCGGGCTGGGCTTCGAGGTGATCGTGGAAAAGGGGGCGGGGCTTCCTTCGCGCATCATCGACAGCGATTTCGAGAAGGCCGGGGCGAAGATCGGCTCGGCCGGCGATGCGGCCAAGGCCGATATCATCTTGAAGCTGCGCCGCCCGAAGGCCTCCGAACTCAAGACATACAAGAAGGACGCGATCGTCATCGCGTCCATGGATCCCTACGGCAACGAGGGTGAGATCGCAGCAATGGCGAAAGCCGGCGTTACGGGCCTCGCCATGGAGTTCATGCCGCGGATCACGCGCGCCCAGTCCATGGACGTCCTTTCCTCCCAGGCCAATTTGGCGGGTTACCGGGCCGTGATCGACGCAGCCGCCGAATATGATCGCGCGCTGCCGATGATGATGACGGCGGCAGGCACCGTGCCGGCGGCGAAGGTCTTCGTCATGGGAGCGGGCGTGGCCGGATTGCAGGCCATCGCCACGGCGCGCCGCCTGGGCGCTGTCGTTACCGCGACGGATGTGCGCGCGGCGGCGGGCGAGCAGGTCCAGTCGCTCGGCGCGAAGTTCATCATGACGGACGCGCTCAAGGATGCGTCCGGCGAAGGCGGCTATGCGCGCGAGCTTACCGACGAGGAAAAGAAGGCGCAGAGCGAGCTTGTCGCCGAACATATCGCCAAGCAGGACATCGTCATCACCACGGCGCTCATCCCTGGGCGGCCTGCGCCGCGGCTGGTGACCGCGGACATGGTGAAGTCGATGCGCGCCGGCTCGGTGATCGTCGATCTGGCGGTCGAGCGTGGCGGCAATGTCGAGGGCGCGGTCGCAGGCAAGGTCGTGACGACGGCCAATGATGTGAAAATCATCGGCCACCTCAACGTGCCGGGCCGGGTGGCGGCTTCCGCCTCGCTGCTCTACGCCAAGAACCTCTTCGCCTTTCTTGAGACCATGGTCGACAAGGAGACGAAGGAATTTGCGCTCGACCCGGAGGATGAGCTGGTCAAGGCCACCATGCTGACCCATGGCGGCAAGGTGGTGCATCCGAACTTCGCCGATGCCGCGGCGGCGGCGACCAAGGCCGACCCGCAGGTGGCCAAGGCGGCAAAGGGCACGGAGCCGGGCCTCGAGGTCGCTCCGAAGAAGGCACCGGCCCGCAGAGCGGCTGCGAAAACCGCGCCGGCCAAGCCAGCCGCAGCCAAATCAGGCGAAGCTAAATCAGGCGAAGCCAAAACGGGATCCAAGCGCGCGGCCAGCACGCGCAAGGCGCCAGCCCGGAAGCCGGCCGCGCCCAAATCGGGGGGAGACGTCTAA
- a CDS encoding aa3-type cytochrome c oxidase subunit IV encodes MADDKPAGPVETGAEMDYEEHERTYNLFLAITKYSSLIIIAILIAMAFGFFTSAGFFSSTVLFVLISALGAWLLR; translated from the coding sequence ATGGCAGACGATAAGCCGGCCGGTCCGGTCGAGACGGGTGCGGAAATGGACTACGAGGAACACGAGCGCACCTATAATCTGTTCTTGGCGATCACCAAATATTCGAGCCTGATCATCATCGCCATCCTCATTGCGATGGCCTTCGGCTTTTTCACTTCTGCAGGCTTTTTCTCCAGTACCGTTCTCTTTGTCCTCATCAGCGCTCTTGGGGCATGGCTGCTGCGCTAG
- a CDS encoding ABC transporter ATP-binding protein — protein sequence MTTPESAAAQKQELSPAILEVNNIEVIYDHVILVLKGVSLSVPRGGITALLGANGAGKTTTLKAISNLLQAERGEVTKGNIVFDGNQVQNLSPNNLVRQGCIQVMEGRHCFGHLSVEDNLLTGAFTRRDGQAAIRRDLDLVYTYFPRLKERRNSQAGYTSGGEQQMTAIGRALMSRPKMILLDEPSMGLAPQLVEEIFEIVRKLNEEQGVSFLLAEQNTNVALRYAKYGYILEAGRIVLDGEAKALRENEDVKEFYLGVGGEGRRSFRNVKHYKRRKRWLS from the coding sequence ATGACCACTCCCGAAAGCGCAGCGGCGCAAAAGCAAGAGCTCTCTCCTGCCATCCTCGAGGTCAACAACATCGAGGTCATCTACGACCATGTGATCCTCGTGCTCAAGGGTGTCTCGCTGTCCGTGCCGCGTGGCGGCATCACGGCGCTTTTGGGCGCGAACGGCGCCGGCAAGACGACGACGCTCAAGGCCATCTCGAACCTGCTTCAGGCCGAGCGGGGCGAGGTGACCAAGGGCAACATCGTCTTCGACGGCAACCAGGTCCAGAACCTGTCGCCCAACAATCTGGTGCGGCAGGGCTGCATCCAGGTAATGGAGGGTCGGCACTGCTTCGGGCATCTTTCGGTGGAGGACAATCTCTTGACCGGCGCTTTCACGCGGCGGGACGGCCAGGCCGCCATCCGCCGCGATCTCGATCTCGTCTACACCTACTTTCCGCGTCTCAAGGAGCGCCGCAACAGCCAGGCCGGCTATACGTCCGGCGGTGAGCAGCAGATGACCGCCATCGGGCGGGCGCTGATGTCGCGGCCCAAGATGATCCTGCTCGACGAGCCCTCCATGGGACTTGCCCCACAGCTCGTCGAGGAAATCTTCGAGATCGTGCGAAAGCTCAACGAGGAGCAGGGCGTGTCGTTCCTGCTTGCGGAGCAGAACACCAATGTAGCGCTGCGCTACGCGAAATATGGCTACATCCTCGAAGCCGGACGCATCGTGCTCGACGGCGAGGCCAAGGCGCTGCGCGAGAACGAGGACGTAAAGGAATTCTACCTCGGCGTCGGCGGCGAAGGCCGGCGCTCGTTCCGCAACGTCAAGCACTACAAGCGGCGCAAGCGCTGGCTGTCATAG
- a CDS encoding ABC transporter substrate-binding protein, translated as MKTWMKAAATASAMAVGIALAAPALAQDGSIYIPNLSYRTGPFAATGTPLMNGQRDYITLLNERDGGLNGAKLVYDECETGYNTEKGVECYEKTKANAVVTQPWSTGITLQVLPKSNVDEIPILAPGYGFSAMADGKVFQWAFNPPSSYWDGASMILNHISDNDLSSLSGKKIALLHLDHPFGKEPIPLLEKLAAEHGFTLLPIPVGLTEMQNQSAQWLQIRRERPDFVVMWGWGAMNAGALTEAAKTKYPMDQFVGIWWSGHDGDLKLIGDQGKGYRSISWSVPNSESALMQDIKRHVVDAGKSHINQAEGEFDSVFYQRGVMISVILVEGIRAAQEEFDTQTPDAVQVRWGLENIKLDEARLKELGAEGMLVPFSTSCADHTGHGGGWMLEWDGSKFVKVSDIIQPDRSAIEPLEEEKAREYAEANAPWPVNEECEM; from the coding sequence ATGAAGACATGGATGAAAGCAGCCGCGACGGCATCGGCCATGGCGGTGGGCATAGCACTTGCCGCGCCGGCGCTCGCGCAGGACGGATCGATCTACATCCCCAACCTTTCCTATCGCACCGGGCCTTTCGCGGCGACGGGAACGCCCCTCATGAACGGGCAGCGCGACTACATCACGCTTCTCAACGAACGCGACGGCGGCCTTAACGGCGCCAAGCTGGTCTATGACGAATGCGAGACCGGCTACAACACTGAAAAGGGCGTGGAGTGCTACGAGAAGACCAAGGCTAATGCCGTGGTCACCCAACCCTGGTCGACAGGCATCACGCTGCAGGTGCTACCGAAATCGAATGTGGACGAAATCCCGATCCTGGCGCCGGGATACGGCTTCTCGGCCATGGCCGACGGCAAGGTTTTCCAATGGGCCTTCAACCCGCCTTCCTCTTATTGGGATGGCGCGTCCATGATCCTGAACCACATCTCGGACAATGATCTTTCCAGCCTGTCGGGCAAGAAGATCGCGCTTCTGCATCTCGACCATCCCTTCGGCAAGGAGCCTATCCCGTTGCTCGAGAAGCTGGCTGCCGAACACGGCTTCACGCTGCTTCCCATTCCCGTGGGCCTGACCGAGATGCAGAACCAGTCGGCGCAGTGGCTGCAAATCCGCCGCGAGCGGCCCGACTTCGTGGTCATGTGGGGCTGGGGAGCGATGAATGCCGGCGCCCTGACCGAGGCGGCAAAAACCAAATATCCCATGGATCAGTTCGTGGGGATCTGGTGGTCCGGCCACGATGGGGACCTCAAGCTGATAGGCGACCAGGGCAAGGGCTATCGCTCCATCTCATGGAGCGTTCCCAATTCCGAATCGGCTCTGATGCAGGACATCAAGAGGCATGTGGTCGATGCCGGTAAATCGCATATCAATCAGGCGGAAGGCGAGTTCGATTCCGTGTTCTATCAGCGCGGGGTCATGATCTCGGTCATCCTGGTCGAGGGCATCCGCGCCGCGCAGGAAGAGTTCGACACGCAGACGCCGGATGCCGTGCAGGTGCGCTGGGGGCTTGAGAACATCAAGCTCGACGAGGCGCGGCTCAAGGAACTCGGAGCGGAAGGCATGCTGGTGCCATTCTCGACCTCGTGCGCCGACCATACCGGCCACGGCGGCGGCTGGATGCTCGAATGGGACGGCTCCAAGTTCGTCAAAGTGTCCGACATCATCCAACCGGACCGCAGCGCGATCGAGCCGCTGGAGGAAGAGAAGGCCAGGGAGTATGCCGAGGCCAATGCGCCCTGGCCGGTGAATGAAGAGTGCGAGATGTAA
- a CDS encoding branched-chain amino acid ABC transporter permease, translating to MLYRTAGQFKTSYKADHALFPVRQDALLLGFILLLAFVVFPLTASEFTFRALLIPVLIYSLAALGLNILTGYAGQLSLGTGAFMGVGAYACYKLLTIFPEMNIVIAIAMSGFFSAAVGVLFGLPSLRIKGFYLAIATLAAQFFLVWLFQKWAWLYNYNASGAIQVPNIDMFGITVAGPRATAMTQYYFVLGVVSVITLFAINITRGRIGRMWKAVRDMDIAAELVGINLMRAKLTAFFVSSYIVGVSGALFVFLWRGAAEANLFDIPLSFRVLFIAIIGGLGSILGNYLGAILIVALPVIISTVPATFGIPVDSAMVEHLNVMIVGALIITFLIVEPHGLARFWAVIREKLILWPFPH from the coding sequence ATGCTCTATCGCACAGCCGGCCAGTTCAAGACTTCCTACAAGGCGGACCACGCGTTGTTTCCGGTGCGGCAGGACGCTCTTCTGCTGGGCTTCATCCTGCTGCTTGCCTTCGTCGTGTTTCCGCTGACGGCGAGCGAGTTCACCTTCCGGGCGCTGCTTATCCCCGTGCTCATCTATTCGCTGGCGGCGCTGGGTCTGAACATTCTCACCGGCTATGCCGGACAGCTTTCGCTCGGCACCGGGGCCTTCATGGGGGTGGGCGCGTATGCCTGCTACAAGCTGCTGACCATATTCCCCGAAATGAACATCGTGATCGCCATCGCCATGTCGGGCTTTTTCTCGGCGGCGGTCGGCGTGCTGTTCGGCCTGCCGTCGCTCAGGATCAAGGGGTTCTATCTCGCCATCGCCACGCTGGCCGCACAGTTCTTCCTGGTCTGGCTGTTCCAGAAATGGGCGTGGCTCTACAACTACAATGCTTCGGGCGCGATCCAGGTGCCCAATATCGATATGTTCGGCATCACCGTTGCCGGTCCGCGCGCCACCGCGATGACCCAGTATTACTTCGTGCTCGGCGTCGTCTCGGTCATCACCTTGTTCGCCATCAATATCACGCGCGGCCGCATCGGCCGCATGTGGAAGGCGGTGCGCGACATGGACATCGCGGCCGAGCTGGTCGGCATCAATCTGATGCGGGCGAAGCTGACGGCGTTTTTTGTGTCGTCCTATATCGTCGGCGTTTCGGGCGCGCTGTTCGTGTTCCTGTGGCGCGGCGCGGCGGAGGCCAATCTGTTCGATATCCCGCTTTCTTTCCGGGTCCTTTTCATCGCCATCATTGGCGGGCTGGGCTCGATCCTTGGCAACTACCTGGGCGCGATCCTGATCGTCGCCCTGCCGGTGATCATAAGCACGGTGCCGGCAACGTTCGGCATACCGGTCGATTCAGCCATGGTGGAGCATCTCAACGTGATGATCGTGGGGGCGCTCATCATCACCTTCCTGATCGTCGAGCCGCACGGGCTGGCGCGCTTTTGGGCGGTCATACGGGAGAAACTGATATTGTGGCCTTTCCCGCATTAG
- a CDS encoding branched-chain amino acid ABC transporter permease — protein MELLNAIFVKPFADMAAAPDFLLQVLWEGLVGGVLYALIALGFVLIYKSSRIFNFAQGIMVVFAALTLVGLYEMGVPALLALPLTLGVMLLLAISIERVVLRPLVNQPDIILFMATIGITLFLIGLGEIIFGGENKVMITEQLGIPTGSILFEPFGGFVSIEEKDLTAVIGAGLLVASLLVFLNKSKIGRAIRALGDDHQAALSVGISLSTIWVIVWFIAGVIALATGIVWGARAGVSFALEVIAYKALPVLMLGGLESVMGAIIGGLAIGILEKLFEIYWGQPLLGGNTEAWFAYMLALLVLLFRPQGLFGERIIERV, from the coding sequence ATGGAACTCTTGAACGCCATCTTCGTGAAGCCGTTCGCCGACATGGCGGCCGCGCCTGATTTCCTGCTGCAGGTCCTGTGGGAAGGGCTTGTGGGCGGCGTACTCTACGCGCTGATCGCGCTTGGTTTCGTGCTCATCTACAAATCCTCGCGCATCTTCAATTTCGCGCAAGGCATCATGGTCGTGTTTGCGGCTCTGACACTGGTCGGACTTTACGAGATGGGCGTGCCGGCGCTTCTGGCCCTGCCGCTGACGCTGGGCGTCATGCTGCTTCTGGCCATCTCCATCGAGCGGGTGGTGCTCCGGCCGCTGGTCAACCAGCCGGACATCATCCTGTTCATGGCGACGATAGGCATCACCCTGTTCCTGATCGGGCTGGGGGAGATCATCTTCGGCGGCGAGAACAAGGTGATGATAACCGAGCAACTCGGCATTCCGACAGGCAGCATCCTGTTCGAGCCGTTCGGCGGGTTCGTCTCCATCGAGGAAAAGGACCTGACGGCGGTGATCGGAGCCGGGCTTCTCGTCGCAAGCCTGCTCGTCTTCCTCAACAAGTCCAAGATCGGCAGGGCGATCCGGGCGCTCGGCGACGACCATCAGGCGGCGCTTTCGGTCGGTATTTCGCTCTCGACGATCTGGGTCATCGTCTGGTTCATCGCCGGCGTCATCGCGCTTGCCACGGGCATCGTGTGGGGCGCCCGCGCCGGGGTTTCCTTCGCGCTGGAGGTCATCGCCTACAAGGCGCTGCCGGTGCTCATGCTGGGCGGACTGGAAAGCGTCATGGGCGCCATCATCGGCGGGCTTGCCATCGGCATTCTGGAAAAGCTGTTCGAGATCTATTGGGGCCAGCCCCTGCTCGGTGGCAACACGGAAGCGTGGTTCGCCTATATGCTGGCGCTGCTGGTCCTCCTGTTCAGGCCCCAGGGCCTGTTCGGCGAACGCATCATCGAGCGGGTGTAG
- a CDS encoding DUF3096 domain-containing protein has translation MMMDMSLTPLVSLIAGILILIVPRLLNYIVAFYLILIGLIGLFPGIMG, from the coding sequence ATGATGATGGACATGTCGCTTACGCCGCTCGTCTCGCTGATCGCCGGCATACTGATACTCATCGTGCCCCGGCTGCTGAACTACATCGTCGCCTTCTACCTCATCCTGATCGGCCTGATCGGGCTGTTTCCAGGGATCATGGGATAG
- a CDS encoding ABC transporter ATP-binding protein yields MNQLPDHSRMTAPDDGVAAGAMLLDVKNVSLAFGGVKAITNVSFDVKKGEIRAIIGPNGAGKTSMLNVINGFYTPQQGAITFRGRERRAMKPHEAVGQGIARTFQNVALFKGMSTLDNIMAGRSVMMKRNIVWQMLWHGPALNEEIEHRQKVEEIIDFLEIQHIRRTPVGKLPYGLQKRVELGRALAMEPSLLLLDEPMAGMNLEEKEDMSRFIIDVNQQRGTTIALIEHDMGVVMDLSDRVVVLDYGKKIADGTPDEVKNNQDVIDAYLGVPH; encoded by the coding sequence ATGAACCAGCTTCCCGATCACAGCCGGATGACGGCGCCCGACGACGGCGTCGCCGCGGGCGCCATGCTTCTTGATGTCAAGAACGTCTCGCTGGCTTTCGGCGGCGTGAAGGCGATTACGAATGTCTCGTTCGACGTGAAGAAGGGCGAGATCCGCGCCATCATCGGCCCCAACGGCGCCGGCAAGACCTCGATGCTCAACGTCATCAACGGCTTCTACACCCCTCAGCAGGGCGCGATCACCTTCCGCGGCCGGGAGCGGCGCGCCATGAAGCCCCATGAGGCGGTCGGCCAAGGCATTGCCCGCACCTTCCAAAATGTCGCGCTCTTCAAGGGCATGTCGACGCTGGACAACATCATGGCGGGGCGCTCCGTCATGATGAAGCGCAACATCGTCTGGCAGATGCTCTGGCACGGGCCTGCGCTCAACGAGGAGATCGAGCATCGTCAGAAGGTGGAGGAGATTATCGATTTCCTTGAAATCCAGCACATCAGGCGCACTCCCGTGGGCAAGCTTCCCTATGGCCTGCAAAAGCGGGTCGAGCTCGGCCGCGCGCTTGCCATGGAGCCCAGCCTGCTTCTGCTCGACGAACCCATGGCCGGCATGAATCTGGAAGAGAAAGAGGACATGAGCCGTTTCATCATCGATGTGAACCAGCAGCGTGGTACAACCATCGCGCTCATCGAGCATGACATGGGCGTGGTGATGGACTTGTCGGACCGGGTGGTCGTGCTCGACTACGGCAAGAAGATCGCCGATGGCACGCCCGACGAAGTGAAGAACAACCAGGATGTGATCGACGCCTATCTGGGCGTCCCGCATTGA